One genomic region from Anopheles bellator chromosome 2, idAnoBellAS_SP24_06.2, whole genome shotgun sequence encodes:
- the LOC131208773 gene encoding vesicular acetylcholine transporter, whose protein sequence is MAPLPIINLEPSEVKEIFWTKVKEPQSQRKLILVIVSIALLLDNMLYMVIVPIIPDYLRYIGTWGPEEPFNASAPTTVFTPHANNHHGQDSATGILFASKAIVQLMVNPFSGALIDRIGYDLPMMVGLIIMFLSTMVFACGRSYSMLFFARSLQGVGSAFADTSGLAMIADRFTEEAERTKALGIALAFISFGCLVAPPFGGALYQFAGKEVPFVILALISLMDGFMLLLVMKPLKEQLAERQEARAPSVPIWRLLMDPYIAVCAGALMMSNVALAFLEPTISLWMEDNLTTDNWKIGMVWLPAFFPHVFGVIITVKMAKQYPDKQWLMAAGGLALEGLCCFIIPFSSSYIMLMLPICGICFGIALIDTALLPTLGYLVDIRYVSVYGSIYAIADISYSLAYAVGPIIAGGIVEAIGFTALNFLIAFSNLLYVPVMSYLRNIYDFKHFENEANILMGDPPTKEYQTYTMHDQQMVGEEYKNHLEYGRQTDDGGNYQQETNIDQGYSQNGSYQQQQQQQGGYQNYQPGYQEQGGSVYQQQQQQAPRHLPQQPQPVANPFRQAEAPAPAPAPSQPRISNPFRQGF, encoded by the coding sequence ATGGCACCGTTACCCATCATCAACCTGGAGCCGAGCGAGGTGAAGGAGATCTTCTGGACCAAGGTGAAGGAACCGCAGTCGCAGCGCAAGCTGATCCTGGTCATCGTCTCgatcgcgctgctgctggacaaTATGCTCTACATGGTGATCGTTCCGATCATACCGGATTACCTGCGCTATATCGGAACCTGGGGCCCGGAGGAACCGTTCAATGCGAGCGCTCCGACGACGGTGTTTACACCGCACGCGAACAACCACCACGGGCAGGACTCGGCCACCGGCATACTGTTTGCGTCGAAGGCCATCGTCCAGCTGATGGTGAACCCCTTCTCCGGTGCCCTGATCGATCGCATCGGCTACGACCTGCCGATGATGGTCGGGCTCATCATCATGTTTCTGTCCACGATGGTGTTCGCGTGCGGACGCAGCTACAGCATGCTGTTCTTTGCCCGCTCGCTACAAGGGGTGGGGTCCGCGTTCGCCGACACATCCGGACTGGCGATGATCGCCGATCGGTTCACCGAGGAAGCCGAGCGTACGAAGGCACTCGGCATAGCGCTAGCCTTCATCAGCTTCGGCTGCCTGGTGGCGCCCCCGTTCGGGGGGGCCCTGTACCAGTTCGCCGGCAAGGAGGTGCCGTTCGTCATCCTGGCGCTCATCTCACTGATGGACGGGTTCATGTTGCTCCTGGTGATGAAACCGCTGAAGGAGCAGCTGGCCGAGCGACAGGAGGCCAGGGCCCCGTCCGTGCCGATCTGGCGACTCCTGATGGACCCGTACATCGCCGTCTGCGCCGGGGCCCTTATGATGTCCAACGTGGCCCTGGCGTTCCTCGAGCCGACGATCTCGCTCTGGATGGAGGACAACCTGACGACGGACAACTGGAAGATCGGTATGGTGTGGCTACCGGCGTTCTTCCCGCACGTGTTCGGAGTCATCATCACGGTCAAGATGGCCAAGCAGTACCCGGACAAGCAGTGGCtgatggcggccggtggcctgGCCCTCGAAGGACTCTGCTGCTTCATCATCCCGTTCAGCTCGTCGTACAttatgctgatgctgccgatCTGCGGTATCTGCTTCGGGATTGCGCTCATCGACACCGCGCTGCTGCCCACACTCGGCTACCTGGTCGACATCCGGTACGTATCCGTGTACGGCAGCATCTACGCCATCGCCGACATCTCGTACTCGCTGGCGTACGCCGTCGGACCGATTATCGCCGGCGGAATCGTCGAAGCGATCGGTTTCACGGCGCTCAACTTCCTGATCGCCTTCTCGAACCTGCTGTACGTGCCGGTCATGTCGTACCTGCGCAACATCTACGACTTCAAGCACTTCGAGAACGAGGCCAACATCCTGATGGGTGACCCACCGACGAAGGAGTACCAAACGTACACCATGCACGACCAGCAGATGGTGGGCGAGGAGTACAAGAATCACCTCGAGTACGGGCGCCAAACGGACGATGGCGGCAACTACCAGCAGGAGACCAACATCGATCAGGGCTACTCGCAGAACGGAagctaccagcagcagcagcagcagcagggtggcTATCAGAACTACCAGCCCGGATACCAGGAGCAGGGTGGCAGTGTgtaccaacagcaacagcaacaagcgcCCCGACATCTTCCACAGCAACCGCAGCCAGTCGCCAATCCGTTCCGGCAAGCGGAAGCGCcagcaccggctccggccccaTCGCAACCGAGGATCTCGAATCCTTTCCGGCAGGGATTCTAA